One Burkholderia sp. 9120 genomic window, TATTCAACGCGTCGGCGCGTGCGTCGTCGGGTATCGTTGCGCCGTCAGGGAGCGGCGCAAGTATCGGCGCAACTCGCTGCAAGGCGTCGGCGAACTGTCCGGTCGAACATAGCGCGACGGCCTGCTGGTTGAGGTCGGTGATCGAGAAGTCGGTCGTCTGCGTCGTGGTCATGAGTCGTGGTGCATGGAGGCCGGCGCTGCGCCGGCCAGGTCGATCGTTTATTCCGTGCCGCGACAAAGCGCCGCGCCGGACGGAATGCGCAACATGTACCACGCAGCTTAAGCGAATCGGCGCGCGGGTAACGGCGGGAAATGAACGGTGTTCGGCCCTCTAATCCCTCGCTATAACCAGGATCACGCGAGAAAAGTTCGCGCCTCAGTGCTAGAATCGCCCCGCTTTTACTTTCAATCTCATGACTCTACGCGCCCATAACCGCATGACCGCCTGGCTTGGCCTCGTCGCCATGTGCCTGGTCGTGTTCGCGCCGCTCGTGAGTCAACTGCTGGCGTCGAACCGCGCGGGCGAGCCCATCGCCGCGCTCTGTTCGGCGCTTCAGCCGCGTGGACTGGGCGAGCTCAGCCAGTCCGTCATCGCCACACCGGCACCGGTTCAACTGAGCCATAACGACGCGTTCGGCGCCTGCGGCTATTGCCATCTGCTCGAACATCACGTCGCCATGCCGACGGTCGCCGCCGTCGAGCCGCAAGCGTCGCTCACGCTCGCCGGCACCGCTGCGCCCACGCTCTCCACCCGCTTCACGCCGCTCGGCGCGTTTCCGTCCGGACGCCCTCGCGCCCCTCCTGCCGTTTCCTGATCGCTGCCGGTCCTGATCGCGCATTCGTCGCGCCCGTGTAGGGCGCGCGCGGTCGTCTGTTCAATGCATCAAGGAAACGTTCATGTTCAACTTCGCCCCGCGAAGCCTGTCCGCTCGCGCCCGCCGCGGCGCACGCGGCTTGATCTCCGCTCGCCTGCCGCTGCCGTCTTTGCCTATCTGCCTGCCGGCTTTCATTCCGGCATTCGTGCCGGCGCTGATGCCGGCTTTCGTTTCGACAACGGCCCGCGCCGATACCGTGATCGCCGAAGCCACACTGCCGGCCGTCAACGTCACCGCCAGCGCGAATACGGCGGCCGCGCCGCGCGCCGTCGATCCGAATTTGCCCGCCTCGGTCGAGACTGTTACGCGTGATCAGTTCGACAACTGGAATGTGGTCAACACCGAAGACGTGCTGAAGTACCTGCCGAATCTCGCGGTGCGCAAGCGCTTTATCGGCGACCTGAATTCGATCATCGCGGTGCGCGGCACCAGCAATTCGCAGAGCGCACGGGGTCTCGTCTACGCGGACGGCCTGCTGCTCAGCAATCTTCTCGGCAACAACTATTCGTTTCCGCCGCGCTGGTCGATGGTGTCGCCCGACGAGATCCAGCAGGTCGACGTGATTTACGGGCCGTTTTCCGCGCTCTATCCGGGCAATTCGCTCGGCGCGACGGTGCTCATCAGCACGCGCATGCCGAAGCAGTTCGAAGCCAGCGCCGACGTCAAGGCGTTCACGCAGCATTTCAGCCTGTTCGGCGTGAATCAGAACTTCAACGGCAGCGAAGCCAGCGCGTCGATTGGCGACCGGGTCGGCAAGTTCTCGTACCGGCTGGATGTGAACCATCTGGACAACACCAGCCAGCCGCTGCAATTCGCCACGCTCGCCAAATCCGGCACGCCCGCGAAAACCGGCGACGTTCCGGTCACCAGCGCGTATCTGTACAACAACCAGACCAACGCGCCGACGGCGGTACTCGGCGTGAACGGCGAAGGCATCGAGCACACGATTCAGGACCAGTTCAAGCTGAAGATGCAGTACGACTTCACGCCGACATTGCAGGCCGGTTTCACGCTC contains:
- a CDS encoding DUF2946 domain-containing protein produces the protein MTLRAHNRMTAWLGLVAMCLVVFAPLVSQLLASNRAGEPIAALCSALQPRGLGELSQSVIATPAPVQLSHNDAFGACGYCHLLEHHVAMPTVAAVEPQASLTLAGTAAPTLSTRFTPLGAFPSGRPRAPPAVS